In Holophagales bacterium, one DNA window encodes the following:
- the hrpB gene encoding ATP-dependent helicase HrpB, which yields MPPLAPLPIDEALPALLAALGGAPNAVLRAPAGAGKTTRVPPALLEAGLVEGRLVMLEPRRIAARAAARRIADERGWEVGREVGYQVRFERRAGRDTRLLVVTEGILVQMLQTDPFLDGIGALVFDEVHERSLFTDLALAIARRVQCDARPDLRLLAMSATLEAAPLAAFLGDCPVVESTGRLFPVAIDYLARPDERPLAAQVAGAVRRTLDDLDGDLLVFLPGVGEIRAAEEALAPLALERNLALAPLFGDLPAEQQDAALRPQRRRRVVLATNVAESSVTVDGVRAVVDSGLARTLRYDAGVGLDRLELGRVSRAAADQRAGRAGRQAAGRCLRLWTENEQRALLAFERPEIARVDLAWPALQLLTWGERDLTSFGWLEPPDPAALARALDLLAALGALADGHVTPLGRSIARLPLHPRLARLLLAGRARGALHETAIAAALLAERDPFRAERSPGRRPDLGSRRTASRSDLVDRVEALEAFSRRQRTSDELTIQAGAARQVLRAAEQLESLARRQADLGPPEGDPSSSPEEALLTTLVEAYPDRVARRREPGSPRAVMVGGRGLRLAPTSAVVEEELFVAVDLDAGREGPQSEALVRLASAVRPEWLPAAQLSERDELEFDDLRERVTCRRRRRFADLLLDEREVPVRDAEAAAELLARAATADPRRALAVTDSTADLLVRVACLREWRGELALPAFDDAALATLLPALCTGRRSFAELRALPLADILLGTLTHAQREALTREAPERIVVPSGSAIRLRYEVGRPPVLAARIQELFGLAETPRVAGGRVPVLLHLLAPNFRPQQVTDDLASFWRTTYREVRRELAGRYPKHAWPDDPLAVEPLRGARRR from the coding sequence ATGCCCCCGCTCGCCCCCTTGCCGATCGACGAGGCGCTGCCGGCGCTGCTCGCCGCACTCGGCGGTGCACCGAACGCGGTGCTCCGCGCCCCGGCGGGGGCAGGCAAGACGACGCGGGTGCCGCCGGCACTGCTCGAGGCGGGCCTCGTCGAAGGCCGATTGGTGATGCTCGAGCCGCGGCGCATCGCCGCCCGCGCCGCGGCGCGACGGATCGCCGACGAGCGCGGCTGGGAGGTCGGCCGCGAGGTCGGCTACCAGGTGCGTTTCGAACGGCGTGCCGGCCGCGACACCCGGCTGCTCGTCGTCACCGAAGGGATCCTCGTGCAGATGCTGCAAACCGACCCGTTCCTCGACGGGATCGGCGCGCTCGTCTTCGACGAAGTCCACGAGCGGTCGCTGTTCACCGACCTGGCCCTCGCCATAGCGCGGCGAGTGCAATGCGACGCCCGACCCGATCTGCGCCTGCTCGCCATGTCGGCCACGCTCGAGGCCGCACCGCTCGCCGCCTTTCTCGGCGACTGTCCGGTCGTCGAGAGCACCGGCCGGCTCTTTCCGGTCGCCATCGACTACCTCGCACGACCCGACGAGCGACCTCTCGCGGCCCAGGTCGCCGGAGCGGTCCGACGCACCCTCGACGACCTCGACGGCGACCTGCTCGTCTTCCTGCCCGGTGTGGGCGAGATCCGTGCCGCCGAGGAGGCGCTCGCGCCGCTCGCCCTCGAACGGAACCTGGCGCTCGCACCGCTCTTCGGCGACCTTCCGGCCGAGCAGCAGGATGCGGCGCTGCGACCGCAGCGGCGCCGGCGGGTCGTCCTGGCGACCAACGTCGCGGAGAGCTCGGTGACCGTCGACGGGGTGCGGGCAGTCGTCGACTCCGGGCTGGCGCGGACGCTGCGCTACGACGCCGGGGTCGGCCTCGACCGGCTCGAGCTCGGCCGAGTGAGCCGTGCTGCCGCCGACCAGCGTGCCGGACGAGCCGGCCGGCAGGCGGCGGGCCGCTGCCTGCGGCTCTGGACCGAGAACGAACAGCGCGCACTGCTCGCCTTCGAACGACCGGAGATCGCCCGCGTCGATCTCGCCTGGCCGGCGCTCCAGCTCCTCACCTGGGGAGAACGGGACCTCACGAGCTTCGGCTGGCTCGAGCCCCCCGACCCGGCCGCTCTCGCCCGGGCGCTCGACCTTCTCGCCGCCCTCGGGGCACTCGCTGACGGACACGTCACGCCGCTCGGTCGGTCGATCGCCCGCCTGCCCCTGCACCCGCGACTCGCCCGGCTCCTGCTCGCCGGCCGAGCCCGCGGCGCGCTGCACGAGACGGCGATCGCCGCGGCGCTGCTCGCCGAGCGCGACCCGTTCCGCGCGGAACGATCGCCGGGGCGCCGGCCCGATCTCGGCTCCCGGCGCACGGCGAGTCGTTCCGATCTCGTCGACCGGGTCGAAGCGCTCGAGGCCTTCTCCCGCCGGCAGCGGACGAGCGACGAGTTGACGATCCAGGCCGGCGCGGCGCGGCAGGTCCTTCGCGCCGCAGAGCAGCTCGAATCCCTGGCCCGTCGCCAGGCCGACCTCGGTCCCCCCGAGGGGGACCCCTCGAGCAGCCCCGAAGAGGCGCTGCTCACCACGCTCGTCGAGGCCTATCCCGACCGGGTCGCCCGCCGACGCGAGCCCGGGAGTCCGCGGGCGGTGATGGTGGGCGGCCGCGGCCTGCGGCTCGCGCCGACCTCGGCCGTCGTCGAGGAGGAGCTCTTCGTCGCCGTCGACCTCGACGCCGGACGCGAGGGGCCGCAGAGCGAGGCGCTGGTCCGTCTCGCATCGGCCGTACGGCCGGAGTGGCTGCCGGCCGCCCAGCTCTCCGAGCGCGACGAGCTCGAGTTCGACGACCTGCGGGAGCGGGTCACCTGCCGGCGTCGCCGGCGCTTCGCCGACCTGCTCCTCGACGAGCGGGAGGTGCCGGTCCGCGACGCCGAGGCCGCGGCCGAGCTCCTGGCGCGCGCCGCCACCGCCGACCCGCGTCGGGCGCTCGCCGTCACCGATTCCACCGCCGACCTCCTCGTCCGCGTCGCCTGCCTGCGCGAATGGCGGGGCGAGCTCGCCCTGCCCGCCTTCGACGACGCCGCGCTCGCCACACTGCTGCCGGCCCTCTGCACCGGGCGACGCTCCTTCGCCGAGTTGCGGGCGCTCCCCCTGGCGGACATCCTGCTCGGGACGCTCACCCATGCCCAGCGTGAGGCGCTGACACGCGAAGCACCCGAGCGGATCGTCGTGCCGAGCGGCAGCGCCATCCGCCTGCGCTACGAGGTGGGGCGCCCTCCGGTGCTCGCCGCCCGCATCCAGGAGCTCTTCGGCCTCGCCGAGACGCCGCGCGTCGCCGGTGGGCGGGTGCCCGTGCTGCTCCACCTGCTCGCACCGAACTTCCGCCCGCAACAGGTCACCGACGACCTGGCGAGCTTCTGGCGCACGACCTACCGCGAGGTCCGCCGCGAGCTCGCCGGTCGCTATCCGAAACACGCCTGGCCCGACGACCCGCTCGCTGTCGAGCCGCTGCGCGGTGCTCGTCGCCGCTGA